The genomic segment GCGCCAATATTCATCCAGCCCAGCGCGATCATTTCCAGTGTACCGCCGATCATAACACCTGTCGTCATATCTCCAAGGACCAGGCCGATTAATGTACAGGCTATCAACGGTCTGTGCGTCTGAAATTCATCCAGAATCGACCCCATCCCGACGATGCTTGACACTAAAAAGACGAGGATAATCTGAATCACAGAAACATCCATCACTTTCCCCTCCTAAAAACAGGATGATTTATGGTAATATTTCATTTAACCCTATTTCAATCAGCTTTCCTTTTCTTCCACTTTTTTCAGAAGTGGCATAATATCCCCCTTATTATCCGAGGGCACTTTTCTTAATTCGAGTTCAATCTGCCGATCATGTAATGTATGAAACGCTTTGATGTCCTCAGGGCCGACAGCAACAGCATTGGTGATCATCGTTTTTCCTTCCGAATAAGCAATGCTTCCAATATTTATTGAATGAATCGGCACACCCTGTTCGATCATGCGAAGAACATCAGTCGGGTTTGTAAAAAGAAGCATGACCGGGTCCCTGGCATATTTTGGATTATTGTAGACCCTTACAGCTTTATCTACATCCACGACGTGTGCCGATACACCAGGAGGAGCAACCTGTTTTAATAAAGTGCTGCGAACCTTATCCTTTGCCACATCGTCATTCACAACAATCAACCGTTTGACACCGGTTTCCTTTGTCCAGACTGTGGCAACCTGACCATGAATCAACCGTGAATCCACTCTTGCTAATTTGATAATCATTAAAAATCATCCTCTCCTGAATCGTTTTCAGCTTCACCCAGTGTCTTATTCAGGGACTTAACCCCTTCAACTGCTGTTTGACTCATTTCATCCACCAGTGCTTCCAGATTAAGTGAATCCCTTTTAGAGAAACATTCAATCAGCATGGGCAGGCTGAGTCCCGTAATGACATCCATATTTTCCTTGCCGGCTGCGAAATTTGATGCTGCATTGAACGGGCTTCCACCAAACAGATCAACCATGAAAAGCAGTCCATCGCGAACATCCAGTCCGTGCAGCGCTTCCTCGTATTTTCTCTTTAGATCATCCGGTCCTTCTCCCGGAGAAAAGGTGACGGTCGCCACATTTTCCTGTTTGCCAAAGATCATTTCGGCCGACTTGACAATCTCACGGGAAAAAGCACCGTGCGTGGCGATGATAAGCGCTATCATTTTTCACCCCTCCTTCCATTCGTATCAGCTGTACACTTTTAATAAGCAATTTCCATGCCAGTTTATGTATTAAAAAAAAAGACATCAGGAACCCTTTGATAAAAGGGCGAGATGTCCTTACATGTATCCCTGTTGATACACTTTTCCATAAAAATAATATAAAAGTCTGTCCGTCAGAACGTGTGCTGATACACTATCCGGCCTTAAACAGTGATTTAATACACTGATTATTTTGTCTGATCGTTCGTATTCTGAAGAGCCATACTGAATTCATCCTGAAGCAGGTCGACAAGATAATACAGTTCTTCATCAGAGAGGTGGATCTTCAGCTCCTTATCTATAACCTCTGATGCCTTTCTCACCTTTTTCAGCCATTCTCTTTTTTCATCCGAAACCGGTCCGGAATAATGAAGTACGTCACCGGATATGGCCCTCTC from the Sporolactobacillus sp. Y61 genome contains:
- a CDS encoding mannose/fructose/sorbose PTS transporter subunit IIA, which codes for MIALIIATHGAFSREIVKSAEMIFGKQENVATVTFSPGEGPDDLKRKYEEALHGLDVRDGLLFMVDLFGGSPFNAASNFAAGKENMDVITGLSLPMLIECFSKRDSLNLEALVDEMSQTAVEGVKSLNKTLGEAENDSGEDDF
- a CDS encoding mannose/fructose/sorbose PTS transporter subunit IIB; this translates as MIIKLARVDSRLIHGQVATVWTKETGVKRLIVVNDDVAKDKVRSTLLKQVAPPGVSAHVVDVDKAVRVYNNPKYARDPVMLLFTNPTDVLRMIEQGVPIHSINIGSIAYSEGKTMITNAVAVGPEDIKAFHTLHDRQIELELRKVPSDNKGDIMPLLKKVEEKES